The Drosophila sulfurigaster albostrigata strain 15112-1811.04 chromosome 3, ASM2355843v2, whole genome shotgun sequence genomic sequence AAAGGTCACAAAGTTCCAAACAATCCATTGCGCATATTTTTGCTAATACTCCACTCTGTCTTTTTTGCCGTCttgcacttgaaatttttGAGTTGACGTTTGGAAAATTAATGCAAGTGTCAAGTTTTGGTAGAAGGACAAGCCAATTGTCCTTGCTAAAGTGTCTGTGGCTCAAGGCGAAATCTGTAAAAAgggcaaacaaaatatgcgaAACATCGAGAGATATTTGTTACACtttcatttattgaatttcaagtTAAATATGCATTCGATACGATACGATTTagcttttctgtttttgtatttgttttttttttaatgatatgcGTTGCGTTTCTAAAGTATGTTTCGTTACGAGTTGAGTGTGTGCTTAGAAGAGACGAGAGACAAAACgctaatttaacaattaacaTTAGCTTTGCTCTATTTCTACGTAGTATGAGAACAAGTTTAAAAAcgttattttgtattttgtttttttgcgctACTTTTGTCATGTTTTGGGAGAGGAGTTCAATATTTCCAATATGATTGATATTGATTGACATCAAGTAACAACTAGATACGAGTGTTCGAGTGTTTGTGAGTgttatatatgattattttgttgtcactTATAAAGCTATGCGTGTAATTCTTTATTTCAAAAGACTCGATAGAGATATATCATATTAGTCTAATATGTTTCTATTAAACTCTGAAAGTGCAAAACGTGTAGCAACTTgaattactttacttttacttttactttttatatatactatatcaaATTCTGTCTTACTTtgtatttggtttttggtttttcgatTTTGCTAAAAACAACATTTAGAATACATTTAGAACAcggaaaatatttgtagagtgtgttgttgttgttgttgttgtatcaaatcaatcaaattcattcattttaacAAGTTTTAACAATTGCCTTTCTGCTCAATTCAATAACCGGGACAAGGTCTGTAAATATTATGAGTTCTCCTCAAATACTTTTTCCCCCTTTCGgaaaactgaaacagaaacagaagctgaaatgaaaacaacgaaaaaaaaaaccaaactcgCAGCCTTCGCTGACGttggcaaaactttttcacattttgcttgttagtttttccttttttaccaaaaacaaaaacgagaaataaaaaagcaaaaagtccCTGTGTAGCTGCTTTAAAGTGTTTGCCTTAAACTTGCTGTGTGTACgattatgtatatagtatatatatatatagaagtatataaatattttcgatttcttttttttggtttcggtATCAAAAAATTCGTATAAAAAACGTTTTGCTTAACAAATTCTCTTTAGTTTCCGTAtaaatttggtttttaaaaattgtttgcgattatattaatatttttgaataatttcacaaaaaataatgttcggtgtgttatttatttcaattagaaTTCGTTGCTACTGAAAAGCGGCTGTAGCTTtagcttgttgcttgtttctctttgctttcgtgtttgtgtgtgtgttttgcatttggctCTTTTAAAGTTGGCCACAAAATTGAGGCACGCAGCATTATGTAAATTTTGCGCACCGCTAAAACCAATATTAATGCtaatttctgttgttgttgtttaatgcGAGAGAGAGTCGCGTGTGCCACGCCTCCATTGCTCCTTACTAGTAGGTAATGCGACCGAGGCGTGTTGCGGGCAACGTTGTTGGCTCCGAGCTGGGCAACTCGCCGCAACGCTGCAGCCAGTTCCAAGCCTGGCTGCAGAGCACACCGACTCGGGCCAACATTCAGAAGCAGTTGTTGCGACGCTTCGCCGACGTCGACGCTGACAGAGAGGCCGAGGCCGAAGCTGCTGATGCCAATGTCGAGCCGCATGTGGACGCCATCGATGCCgatgcgattgttgttgttgcacttgctgttgctgttcttgctgttgttgttgtcggtgctgctgctgctgctgctgtcaatgCCGGCAACAACGCAGCCGCGTTCTATGATTTCTTAAGCTGCTCAGCCGCTCGACTGGAGCACTTTGAGCCACGCGACTTCTTCACGAGAAAACACGTAAGAAACTCGATGGGCGATGGCACCTTTTGCAAACTCTCCTCGGAGCTGGATTCCGTGGGCGTCTGATGGCTGCCAGCACGAAGATTGCTGCACTTTGTGCGTCCACTTGCACTTGCCCCGCCGGCATCCATCTCCAAAGCATGTCGATAGTAATTCTTGCAGCATTTCTTCGACAGATTATACATGCGCACAGTGCGATCGATGTTCTCATCGTCCTCTTCCTCGCCTGCTTTTAGGTTCAGTCCCATGCCGCCTACGCCCACATCGTGTGAATTCGATTTAACCATGACCAAGTTGGCAGTgtgttcctgttgttgttgctgctgctgctgatgttgctgttgttcctgctgttgttgttgttgatgttgctgcttgtgttgatgcagctgttgcagctgctgttcgCCTTcgagcaattgctgctgctgctgtcgcttcTGCTCCTCATCCTCCTGCTCTTCCTCCAGATTATTCTGCGTATCATCGTAAAATTTGTAGCTGCGATAACGCGCATGTCGTCCCTGCCAATCACGGCCAGTCCAATCGGTGCTGGCGGGCAGCGACAGCTGAATTGTTGGCGTCCGATAATACTGTCGATGCGGATGGAAGCCCAGACCAAAGTCATCCATATATGATTGCGTATGGATGTTGTCCAGCTCGTCGGCAACGCTCAGCAGAAAGGGAAGCGTCGACATGGTTTCCTTGTAGATTGTGCGTCGTATTTTGTCAACTCAACAAATGTGATTTGCTCTACTTAAtattcgttttgttgtttaattttttcactttattgtTTGCAATTGCAGAGTTTTGTGCAcagtttatttacaattttcaattgctggCCTCGTTTGTTTTCACTAGCTCGCTGAAAATGTGTAAGTATCTCTGTATCTATGCTATCACACATACAccgacacatacacacagagggaaatagagacacacacacagatacacagtGAGCTGcacttgtttgctttttactttgctttttgcatttactttgctttttctttactttctgCACTTTCTGCACTCGGCCTCAGCTGTTTTGGAGCTGACTCCGCTCGCAAGCACTGCACGGACTCGAAACTCAAacagaactgaactgaaactgaaactaaacCGAAAAAGCTGAGCACGACGAAATGCAATTTGAGCGTTGCACGAATGCGATTATGTtgcttcatcatcatcatcaacatgcGGGGCCAACTCCTtcggctctctctctctctctctctcactgacTTTCTCTCTCGGGCAGTCACGCGCCTTCAACGAACACAGAAATaccgatgacgatgacgatgttgCCAcgaagtgcagcagcaacaacagaacagaacagcacagaaaaaaaacccaaataaaaatagcaacCCCGAACCTTAACCCCTTCTCtttgtgtatgtttttgttaCCTGATTTGGGTCTACGCTCGGtttatgttttgattttgcacAGCGCATGCAAAGCGCGTTcaacgcggcgtatacgtattattattattattatgatatgcCTGCAGACAAAAGCATAAAAGGCACGGCTCGAGTCGTTGATTGCCTTGAATGTGAATATGTGTTGAGCACAATTTCTAGCGCCTTCTTCGCGCCACATAGATTCTCATTAGTttacacacagcacagcacagaaaGTGGCCTCCAGAAGTGCAGGCTGTGTGCATTGCGTCCTCGGTCTGACAGCTGCGAAGGACAACGATGTGCGATATGGCGATGTGCGATGTGCGATGAGAGCACATCCG encodes the following:
- the LOC133843968 gene encoding LOW QUALITY PROTEIN: AF4/FMR2 family member lilli (The sequence of the model RefSeq protein was modified relative to this genomic sequence to represent the inferred CDS: substituted 2 bases at 2 genomic stop codons); translated protein: MSTLPFLLSVADELDNIHTQSYMDDFGLGFHPHRQYYRTPTIQLSLPASTDWTGRDWQGRHARYRSYKFYDDTQNNLEEEQEDEEQKRQQQQQLLEGEQQLQQLHQHKQQHQQQQQQEQQQHQQQQQQQQEHTANLVMVKSNSHDVGVGGMGLNLKAGEEEDDENIDRTVRMYNLSKKCCKNYYRHALEMDAGGASASGRTKCSNLRAGSHQTPTESSSEESLQKVPSPIEFLTCFLVKKSRGSKCSSRAAEQLKKSXNAAALLPALTAAAAAAPTTTTARTATASATTTIASASMASTCGSTLASAASASASLSASTSAKRRNNCFXMLARVGVLCSQAWNWLQRCGELPSSEPTTLPATRLGRITY